From Cucumis melo cultivar AY chromosome 1, USDA_Cmelo_AY_1.0, whole genome shotgun sequence, a single genomic window includes:
- the LOC103500585 gene encoding uncharacterized protein LOC103500585, which produces MSSQNQVTPRDLLEEAKKRVLFLVICIVGLSYMMSLTSSSVWVNLPAAAFFIILVRYFSLDLEMRKKAATYIRRPLPEHAISQEKPLECPKVIKKSEWRRKVNSRVAEDAIDHFSRHLISEWVTDLWYSRLTPDKEGPEELINIVNGVLGEIAGRFRNINLIDLLMRDLINLICTHLENFRSTKLKIEKRQLGNITIEKLDTELRQHLAMENRLHPALFSSEAQHKVLQHVMDGLILYTFRHEDLQCLYFRYTARELLASAVMRPVLNLASPRFINERIESLVINMKKPKTVESMHENLGSKPDGSSSIPSDDLSKFLDPSMAGVELVQMKNAQSTTPTNLPTKFNSNASFSKDPLLSIDTRSSRSWNSEPPTSQNVHESTIQKHNSGEWGEKLDQFSRRKVKALAPEHFENMWAKGRNYKMKENENQLNKNAQHGPPQGKPLSISVKREKKISKTIDIENEGKLNSSKNTTVHLGCSDPLTVNGSSCRTDSDILNDSTEMHYQDNDRDVMHLNDLDSDGNTSEDEETTNVTGLDSPVTKVWNARNNRNVGISHIHHPLESSDGCRVKKAVKGKDHNNRLSRNQSGRKRSRHNSEQLPVWQEVERTSFISGDGQDILNSPLGPANDDDSSDDSDMESSGRIHSGAAASSSVLSISQILPSDYSQSSQMVDSFFRLKCEVMGANIVKSGSRTFAVYSISVTDVNSNHSWSIKRRFSHFEELHRRLKEFSEYNLHLPPKHFLSTGLDFPVIQERCNLLDKYLKRLIQLPRISGSIEVWDFLSVDSQTYIFLDSFSIIETLSVDPSDKSHEEYNRSVSNPNSPLSGLLPLRRDHAIAECLEPKLQAKTKLQPNGLRLNSKDATMEKSGLSDRNPGRTENQKENGTLSDKNSGKTESPNENEKSGEASDLLLDAATDPMLPTEWVPPNLTVPIFDLVDVIFQLQDGGWIRRKAFWVAKQVLQLGMGDALEDWLIQKIQRFRKGSSMASAINRLEQILWPGGVFITKRPKQPPSLEGSTSGNNSNEILSPQSLEELQQQEADRRAKFVYDLMITNAPPAIVGLVGRKEYEQCAKDLYYFLQSAVCTKLLALDLIELLLLTLFPELDSVFKQLHERKEKFGELDAHI; this is translated from the exons ATGAGCTCGCAGAATCAGGTTACGCCTCGGGACCTTCTCGAGGAAGCAAAGAAACGGGTTCTTTTTCTGGTGATATGCATTGTGGGTTTATCATATATGATGTCAT TGACAAGCTCCTCTGTTTGGGTAAATTTACCTGCTGCTGCATTTTTTATCATCCTCGTCCGCTATTTCTctttagatttagaaatgagGAAAAAAGCTGCTACTTATATACGTAGACCTTTACCAGAACATGCTATTTCCCAAGAGAAACCTCTAGAATGTCCTAAAGTTATAAAGAAGTCAGAGTGGAGAAGGAAAGTGAATTCACGTGTTGCTGAGGATGCAATAGATCACTTCAGTAGACATTTAATTTCAGAGTGGGTGACAGATCTTTGGTATTCTCGTTTAACACCCGATAAAGAAGGTCCAGAGGAATTGATAAATATTGTCAATGGTGTGCTTGGAGAAATCGCTGGACGCTTTAGGAATATTAATCTGATTGATCTTCTAATGAG GGATCTTATTAATCTCATCTGCACACACTTGGAAAATTTTCGTtcaactaaattaaaaatagagAAACGACAGTTAGGAAACATCACTATCGAAAAATTGGATACAGAACTCAGACAACACCTGGCTATGGAGAACAGGTTGCACCCTGCTTTATTTTCTTCTGAAGCTCAGCATAAG GTCTTGCAGCATGTGATGGATGGTCTTATTTTATATACATTCAGGCATGAGGATCTCCAGTGCTTATACTTCCGCTATACAGCGAGGGAGCTTCTTGCTTCTGCAGTAATGCGGCCAGTTTTAAACTTAGCTAGCCCAAG GTTTATTAACGAAAGAATAGAATCCTTAGTCATAAATATGAAAAAGCCTAAGACAGTGGAATCGATGCATGAAAATTTAGGGTCCAAACCTGATGGATCTTCAAGCATTCCCTCTGATGATCTTTCCAAGTTCCTTGATCCTTCTATGGCTGGTGTTGAGCTGGTGCAGATGAAAAATGCACAATCCACCACTCCTACAAATTTACCAACAAAATTCAACTCCAATGCTAGCTTTTCCAAGGACCCACTTCTCTCGATTGATACTCGATCTTCCCGGTCCTGGAACTCTGAGCCCCCGACATCCCAAAATGTTCACGAAAGCACTATTCAGAAACATAACAGTGGAGAATGGGGTGAAAAGTTGGATCAGTTTTCTCGTAGAAAGGTTAAGGCCCTAGCTCCTGAGCATTTTGAAAACATGTGGGCAAAAGGGAGAAACtacaaaatgaaagaaaatgagaATCAACTCAACAAGAACGCCCAGCATGGCCCCCCTCAAGGGAAGCCTCTTTCAATCTCAGTGAAGCGTGAGAAGAAAATCTCTAAAACGATTGATATAGAAAATGAGGGCAAGCTTAATTCCTCTAAAAATACAACTGTTCACTTAGGCTGTAGTGACCCGCTTACAGTTAATGGTTCATCCTGTCGAACAGATTCAGACATTCTAAATGACTCTACCGAGATGCATTATCAAGATAATGATCGTGATGTCATGCACCTGAATGATCTCGACTCAGATGGAAATACTTCTGAAGATGAGGAAACAACCAATGTTACAGGCCTTGACTCTCCTGTAACCAAAGTGTGGAATGCTAGAAACAATAGAAATGTTGGAATTTCACACATTCATCACCCGCTTGAGAGTTCTGATGGTTGTAGAGTTAAGAAGGCAGTTAAAGGGAAAGATCACAATAATAGGTTATCAAGGAATCAGTCTGGAAGGAAAAGATCCCGTCATAACAGTGAGCAGCTACCTGTTTGGCAAGAGGTTGAGAGAACAAGCTTTATATCTGGTGATGGGCAGGATATACTAAATTCTCCTCTAGGACCTGCAAATGACGACGACTCTAGTGATGATTCTGATATGGAGAGTTCAGGAAGAATTCACAGCGGAGCAGCGGCTTCTTCATCTGTACTTTCAATTTCCCAGATTCTTCCTAGCGATTACTCACAAAGTTCTCAGATGGTGGATTCATTCTTTAGGCTGAAGTGTGag GTGATGGGTGCAAATATAGTCAAAAGCGGTTCGAGAACATTTGCTGTATATTCCATATCTGTTACAGATGTAAATAGTAATCATAGCTGGTCTATAAAAAGAAG GTTTAGCCATTTTGAGGAGTTGCATAGGCGTCTAAAAGAGTTTTCAGAGTACAATTTACATTTGCCACCAAAACATTTCCTTTCCACGGGATTAGATTTTCCTGTTATTCAGGAACGATGTAATTTACTCGATAAATATTTAAAG AGGCTTATACAGCTCCCGAGAATCTCAGGGTCTATTGAAGTTTGGGACTTTCTCAGTGTTGATTCTCAG ACATACATATTTTTGGATTCATTTTCCATCATCGAAACTTTGTCAG TTGATCCATCTGATAAATCCCATGAAGAGTATAATAGAAGTGTTTCAAACCCGAACAGCCCTTTATCAGGATTATTACCACTGAGGAGAGACCATGCAATAGCTGAATGCTTGGAGCCTAAACTGCAGGCGAAAACCAAACTTCAGCCTAATGGCTTGAGATTGAACTCAAAAG ATGCTACTATGGAGAAAAGTGGATTGTCTGATAGGAACCCTGGGAGAACTGAGAATCAGAAGGAGAATGGAACATTATCTGATAAAAATTCAGGGAAAACTGAGAGCCCGAATGAGAATGAAAAGTCTGGAGAGGCTTCTGATTTGCTTCTTGATGCTGCTACTGATCCAATGTTGCCCACTGAG TGGGTGCCGCCAAATTTAACAGTACCAATATTTGATTTGGTGGATGTGATATTCCAGCTACAAGATGGGGGATGGATCAG GAGAAAGGCATTTTGGGTGGCAAAACAGGTGCTACAGTTGGGCATGGGGGATGCTCTTGAGGATTGGTTGATTCAGAAAATCCAGCGTTTTCGCAAGGGATCTTCCATGGCCTCTGCTATCAACCGCCTCGAACAG ATTTTATGGCCTGGTGGGGTATTCATAACCAAGCGTCCAAAGCAACCACCATCACTTGAAGGTTCCACTTCCGGCAACAACTCCAACGAAATCCTATCTCCTCAATCCCTTGAGGAACTGCAGCAGCAAGAAGCCGATCGTCGTGCAAAGTTTGTATATGACTTGATGATCA CCAATGCTCCACCTGCTATTGTGGGGCTAGTTGGTCGAAAGGAGTACGAGCAATGTGCCAAGGATCTGTATTACTTCCTTCAG TCAGCTGTATGCACGAAGCTATTGGCACTGGACCTCATTGAGCTATTGCTGTTAACCTTGTTTCCAGAGCTTGATTCTGTCTTCAAACAGCTGCACGAAAGAAAGGAGAAGTTCGGCGAACTCGATGCACACATCTAA
- the LOC103500590 gene encoding ras-related protein Rab7, translating to MASRRRILLKVIILGDSGVGKTSLMNQYVNRKFSNQYKATIGADFLTKEVQLDDRLFTLQIWDTAGQERFQSLGVAFYRGADCCVLVYDVNVMKSFDNLNNWREEFLIQASPSDPENFPFVVLGNKVDVDGGNSRVVSEKKAKAWCASKGNIPYFETSAKEGFNVDAAFQCIAKNALKNEPEEEIYLPDTIDVAGGRQQRSTGCEC from the exons atGGCTTCTCGTAGGCGCATACTTTTGAAAGTCATTATCCTTGGCGACAGTGG CGTGGGGAAGACATCGCTAATGAATCA GTATGTGAATCGTAAGTTTAGCAATCAGTACAAGGCGACTATTGGAGCAGATTTTCTCACAAAGGAAGTTCAGCTCGATGACAGGTTATTTACGTTACAA ATTTGGGACACAGCTGGGCAAGAACGGTTCCAAAGTCTTGGAGTGGCATTTTACCGTGGTGCTGATTGCTGTGTTCTTGTTTATGATGTGAATGTTATGAAATCATTTGATAATCTTAACAACTGGCGAGAAGAGTTTCTAATTCAG GCGAGTCCGTCTGATCCTGAAAACTTTCCTTTTGTGGTATTGGGGAACAAGGTCGACGTTGATGGTGGGAACAGTAGAGTG GTTTCTGAGAAGAAAGCTAAGGCGTGGTGTGCTTCAAAAGGAAACATACCATACTTTGAGACGTCTGCAAAAGAAGGATTCAATGTCGATGCTGCATTTCAGTGTATAGCTAAAAATGCCCTTAAGAATGAACCAGAAGAAGAAAT ATACCTTCCCGACACGATTGACGTTGCAGGTGGACGGCAGCAAAGATCAACAGGGTGTGAATGCTAA
- the LOC103500588 gene encoding uncharacterized protein LOC103500588 has product MLEGKALVQDTDMPGKMQIQAMDAASKALDLYDVFDCKSIAAHIKKDFDNKYGSGWQCVVGSNFGCFFTHSKGSFIYFKLETLNFLIFKGVTSSAP; this is encoded by the exons ATGTTGGAAGGTAAAGCTTTGGTACAGGATACAGATATGCCTGGCAAGATGCAGATCCAAGCCATGGACGCTGCTTCTAAAGCTCTGGATCTCTATGATGTTTTTGACTGCAAATCCATTGCTGCCCACATAAAAAAG GACTTCGACAACAAATATGGAAGCGGATGGCAATGTGTGGTTGGTTCAAATTTTGGTTGTTTCTTCACCCACTCCAAGGGGTCTTTCATCTACTTCAAACTGGAGACCCTCAACTTTCTCATCTTCAAAGGGGTGACTTCTTCGGCCCCATGA
- the LOC103500587 gene encoding uncharacterized protein LOC103500587 — protein MERNNIGVAMTNPMSSYLEEQLERRFNLFKLWKSTTLDSHTAKSIRAVVCSTQVGATADLIDSFPALEIVATFSVGLDKVDLKKCMEKGIRVTNTPDVLTDDVADAAIGLAIAVLRRICECDRFVRSGSWLTREFRLTSKFSGKSVGIIGLGRIGSAIAKRAQAFGCTINYFSRTEKHQHTDYKYFPKLLDMAKNSQIMFVSCALTEETKHIVNREVLDALGPNGILINVGRGAHVDEPELISALLEGRLGGAGLDVYENEPHVAEQLIHQLENTVLLPHVGSDTIDTNIAMADLVIANLEAHFKNQPLITPPENWLMISAYVWKLLLRSAGTFRRFLRMESIGVAMTTPMFGYLEQNLERRFNLFKLWNHPLDSDFLQHNAQSIRAVVGCTTSGADAHLIDTFPNLEIVATFSVGLDKIDLPKCLEKGIRVVNTPDVLTDDVADAAIGLAMAVLRRISESDRFVRSGSWMKDEFGLATRFNGKSVGILGLGRIGSAIAKRAEAFGCNIGYFSRTEKHHSGYKYFPSVLDLAANSQILFVSCILTEETKHIVNREVIDALGPNGILINVGRGAHVNESELVSALLERRLGGAGLDVFENEPHVPEKLLELNNVVLLPHVGTDTIETSIAMADLVIRNLEAHFRNEPLITPVI, from the exons ATGGAACGCAATAACATTGGAGTTGCTATGACCAACCCAATGTCGAGTTACCTTGAAGAACAGCTGGAAAGGCGGTTCAATCTGTTCAAGCTTTGGAAATCTACAACGCTGGATTCCCACACCGCCAAATCCATCAGAGCGGTGGTTTGCAGTACTCAGGTTGGTGCCACCGCCGATTTGATCGATTCCTTTCCGGCTTTGGAAATCGTAGCGACGTTCAGTGTGGGGTTGGACAAAGTTGATTTGAAGAAATGTATGGAAAAGGGGATTAGAGTTACCAACACTCCCGACGTTTTGACGGACGATGTCGCCGATGCTGCGATTGGACTTGCCATAGCGGTTTTGAGAAGGATTTGTGAGTGTGATCGCTTTGTTAGGAGTGGTTCCTGGCTCACTCGCGAATTCAGATTGACATCTAAG TTCAGTGGCAAATCAGTAGGGATAATTGGGTTAGGAAGAATTGGGTCAGCCATAGCGAAGAGAGCTCAAGCATTTGGTTGCACCATCAATTATTTCTCAAGGACCGAAAAGCATCAACACACCGACTACAAATACTTCCCCAAACTCCTAGACATGGCTAAGAATTCCCAGATTATGTTCGTTTCATGTGCTCTAACGGAAGAAACCAAGCACATTGTGAATCGGGAAGTACTTGATGCATTGGGACCAAATGGCATTCTTATCAACGTGGGTCGAGGTGCTCACGTCGACGAGCCCGAACTCATCTCGGCACTGCTGGAGGGTCGTTTGGGAGGAGCGGGATTAGATGTATATGAAAACGAACCCCATGTAGCTGAACAATTGATTCATCAGCTTGAGAATACAGTGCTTTTGCCTCATGTGGGATCTGATACCATTGATACTAATATTGCCATGGCTGACCTTGTCATTGCCAACTTGGAAGCTCACTTCAAGAATCAACCTCTCATCACTCCT CCGGAAAATTGGTTGATGATATCTGCTTATGTTTGGAAATTGTTGCTCCGATCCGCCGGAACTTTTCGCCGCTTTTTGAGAATGGAGAGTATAGGAGTTGCAATGACCACTCCAATGTTCGGTTATCTTGAACAAAACCTTGAGAGACGATTCAATCTCTTCAAGCTTTGGAACCATCCTCTCGACTCCGACTTCCTTCAACACAACGCTCAATCAATCAGAGCAGTAGTCGGCTGCACCACGTCCGGCGCCGACGCTCATTTGATTGATACATTCCCCAATTTGGAAATCGTAGCCACCTTCAGCGTCGGACTGGACAAGATTGATTTGCCGAAATGTTTGGAGAAGGGGATAAGGGTTGTTAATACACCCGACGTGTTGACGGACGATGTCGCCGACGCTGCGATTGGACTGGCCATGGCGGTTCTGAGGAGGATTTCTGAGTCTGATCGGTTCGTCAGAAGTGGGTCTTGGATGAAAGATGAATTCGGATTGGCAACGAGG TTCAATGGCAAGTCCGTTGGCATTCTTGGGTTGGGAAGGATTGGTTCAGCCATTGCCAAAAGAGCAGAAGCATTTGGCTGCAACATCGGTTATTTCTCAAGGACTGAAAAGCATCACAGTGGTTACAAATACTTTCCCAGCGTCTTAGACTTGGCTGCAAATTCCCAGATTCTGTTTGTGTCATGCATTCTGACTGAAGAAACTAAGCACATTGTCAATAGAGAAGTAATTGATGCATTAGGACCAAATGGCATTCTTATCAATGTTGGACGAGGTGCTCATGTCAATGAATCTGAGCTAGTCTCAGCGCTACTTGAACGACGTTTAGGTGGGGCGGGATTAGATGTATTTGAAAATGAGCCCCATGTTCCTGAAAAATTGCTTGAGCTTAATAATGTAGTTCTTCTGCCTCATGTGGGAACAGATACCATTGAGACCAGCATCGCAATGGCGGACCTTGTGATTAGGAACTTGGAGGCACATTTCAGGAATGAACCTCTGATTACTCCTGtgatttga